A genome region from Proteus vulgaris includes the following:
- the hyfB gene encoding hydrogenase 4 subunit B: MEPLQLLLWSVILYVVGGVIALFLKKQEGLAILISGISAIIGGVLGILSALPVIFGGEIATFTAAGPFDFAAFVVRMDMLGAFMVFVISLLVSVCALYSLAYVQEYKGRGAWSMGFFMNLFIASMVGLVVMDNAFYFIILFEMMSLASWFLVIADQDDESIHAGLLYFFIAHAGSVLIMIAFFLMWRESGSLDFDSFRQLSLSPAMASVVFLLGFFGFGAKAGMLPLHSWLPKAHPAAPSHASALMSGVMVKIGIFGIIKVGIDLLGATEMWWGIVVLAFGAVSSVLGVMYALAEHDLKRLLAWHTVENIGIILMGVGVGMVGMATDHPIIAALGLLGALYHLLNHAVFKGLLFLGAGAIINQIHTRDMDKMGGLAKLMPYTATAFLIGCMAISALPPLNGFVSEWYTYQSLFSMSYEGNFVMRLSGPIAIIMLAITGALAAMCFVKVYGVSFCGGPRSEQATKAKEVPLPMTIAMGLLALFCVVLGVGAAFVAPIIANIAMSLSETSALTVAQGSMLVPDAASQAMFSPALTFVLLIALPLIPFLIYLGLKGNQPAFRRKGNPWACGYVWEKDMAVSAGGFTQALRSMFAPLYRMRKQLDPSPLLSRGFNKTQLGAEKVEPFWDERIIYPLVRGIQRFAKRIQCLQGGDFRLYCLYVVAALVILLLVIAA, from the coding sequence ATGGAACCTCTTCAGTTACTGCTGTGGTCAGTCATCCTGTATGTTGTTGGTGGCGTTATTGCACTGTTTTTAAAAAAACAGGAAGGGTTGGCAATCCTTATTTCAGGGATCAGCGCAATCATTGGTGGTGTCTTAGGTATTTTAAGTGCATTACCCGTTATTTTTGGTGGTGAAATTGCGACTTTTACCGCCGCAGGGCCTTTCGATTTTGCCGCCTTTGTGGTGCGCATGGATATGTTAGGCGCCTTTATGGTATTCGTCATTTCATTACTGGTCAGTGTGTGTGCACTTTATTCCCTTGCGTATGTACAAGAATACAAAGGCCGTGGCGCTTGGAGCATGGGATTCTTTATGAATCTGTTTATTGCGTCTATGGTTGGCTTAGTGGTGATGGATAATGCGTTCTACTTTATTATCCTGTTCGAAATGATGTCACTGGCTTCTTGGTTCTTAGTCATTGCTGACCAAGATGACGAATCTATTCACGCAGGTTTACTTTACTTCTTTATCGCCCACGCAGGCTCCGTGTTAATCATGATTGCCTTCTTCTTGATGTGGCGTGAAAGTGGAAGCCTTGATTTTGATTCATTCCGTCAACTTTCTCTTTCTCCAGCAATGGCTTCTGTGGTGTTTTTACTGGGATTCTTTGGTTTTGGTGCCAAAGCCGGTATGTTGCCATTACACAGTTGGTTACCAAAAGCTCACCCCGCAGCCCCTTCACATGCATCGGCATTAATGTCAGGTGTGATGGTCAAAATTGGTATCTTCGGGATAATCAAAGTCGGTATCGATTTATTGGGTGCAACTGAAATGTGGTGGGGAATTGTTGTCCTCGCATTCGGTGCAGTTTCTTCTGTATTGGGTGTTATGTACGCCTTAGCAGAGCACGATTTAAAACGTTTACTTGCATGGCATACCGTTGAAAATATTGGCATTATCTTAATGGGTGTGGGTGTCGGTATGGTAGGAATGGCAACAGACCATCCTATTATTGCAGCACTTGGCCTGTTGGGCGCTTTATATCATTTATTAAATCATGCGGTGTTCAAAGGATTATTATTCCTTGGTGCTGGCGCCATTATTAATCAAATTCACACCCGCGATATGGATAAGATGGGGGGATTAGCCAAACTAATGCCTTACACTGCAACGGCATTCTTAATTGGGTGTATGGCGATTTCAGCGTTGCCACCATTAAACGGTTTTGTGAGTGAATGGTATACCTATCAGTCTCTATTCTCGATGAGTTACGAAGGTAACTTTGTGATGCGCTTAAGTGGTCCTATTGCCATTATTATGCTGGCAATTACTGGAGCATTAGCGGCAATGTGTTTCGTTAAAGTCTATGGTGTTAGCTTCTGTGGTGGCCCTCGTAGTGAGCAAGCAACCAAAGCAAAAGAAGTACCATTACCAATGACGATTGCGATGGGTTTATTAGCACTTTTTTGTGTTGTGTTAGGTGTGGGGGCAGCTTTTGTTGCGCCAATCATTGCCAATATCGCAATGTCTCTTAGCGAAACCAGTGCATTAACGGTGGCTCAAGGCTCAATGCTTGTTCCTGATGCCGCATCACAAGCCATGTTCTCTCCAGCATTAACATTTGTTTTATTAATCGCGCTACCGCTTATCCCATTCCTGATTTACCTCGGTCTAAAAGGCAATCAACCTGCGTTTCGTCGTAAAGGTAACCCTTGGGCGTGTGGTTATGTCTGGGAAAAAGACATGGCAGTGTCAGCAGGTGGCTTTACTCAAGCATTACGTAGCATGTTTGCACCACTTTATCGTATGCGTAAACAACTTGATCCATCTCCATTGCTATCTCGTGGTTTTAATAAAACACAGCTCGGTGCTGAAAAGGTCGAACCATTCTGGGATGAACGCATTATTTATCCTCTGGTTCGTGGTATCCAACGTTTTGCAAAACGTATCCAATGCCTACAAGGCGGGGATTTCAGACTCTATTGTCTATACGTTGTCGCAGCGCTGGTCATCTTGCTTTTAGTCATCGCAGCGTAA
- a CDS encoding 4Fe-4S dicluster domain-containing protein — MNRFVIAEPQRCIGCNTCMAACSEVHQAVGLQAHPRLTVVKVEDQTAPMLCRHCEDAPCARVCPVNAITHEDNMIFLNESLCIGCKLCGLVCPFGAITPSGSKPVNLPAVFEHFVPEEMLADVPASLPTTNPFLAWNVGVRAIAVKCDLCAFSDEGPACVNVCPTDALHLVEEDKLEEQMKTRRLDSVMGSMTSLDDLSTLAQERK, encoded by the coding sequence ATGAATCGCTTTGTAATTGCAGAGCCACAACGATGCATAGGGTGTAATACCTGTATGGCAGCTTGTTCAGAAGTTCACCAAGCTGTGGGGTTACAGGCGCATCCGCGTCTTACAGTGGTAAAAGTGGAGGATCAGACAGCACCGATGCTTTGTCGGCACTGTGAGGATGCTCCTTGTGCTCGCGTGTGCCCAGTCAATGCCATCACTCATGAAGATAATATGATTTTTCTTAATGAGAGTCTGTGTATTGGCTGTAAGTTGTGTGGTCTGGTTTGTCCTTTTGGTGCAATTACACCATCAGGCAGTAAGCCCGTTAACTTACCCGCTGTTTTTGAACATTTTGTGCCTGAAGAAATGTTGGCTGATGTGCCAGCAAGTCTTCCAACAACGAATCCATTCCTTGCATGGAATGTGGGTGTCCGCGCAATCGCAGTGAAATGTGATTTATGTGCTTTCTCTGATGAAGGCCCTGCTTGTGTCAACGTATGTCCAACCGATGCATTGCATTTAGTCGAAGAAGACAAACTTGAAGAGCAGATGAAAACGCGTCGCTTAGACTCAGTGATGGGATCCATGACAAGTCTTGACGATTTATCTACTTTGGCACAGGAGCGGAAGTAA
- a CDS encoding pirin family protein — MEHQHSDTANAPLRITSKTRDVGGIETYRVLPDKKQRLIGPWCFLDHLGPTVFNDTVDKLAISPHPHIGLQTFTWMLEGEILHRDSLGFQQVIRPQQVNLMTAGHGISHSEDSHGDKKEVHLAQLWIVLPNDKRNMPPRFDHYPDLPKWQAEGADFTLLIGNYQTHNSPVLCLLPMVGMDIMAKHATRISLSLDAKYEYGIFVLTGEMIIDGKTFAANELAYIGIQNAESLMIELSDNAQILFLGGEPLNEQILMWWNFIGRSKEEIQQAITDWNTGSERFGKVVNDERTPLVSPVMP, encoded by the coding sequence ATGGAACATCAACACTCTGATACCGCAAATGCCCCATTACGTATTACCTCTAAAACCCGTGATGTTGGCGGGATTGAAACTTATCGTGTTTTACCTGATAAAAAACAACGCTTAATTGGACCTTGGTGTTTTCTCGATCATTTAGGCCCTACCGTTTTTAATGACACTGTCGATAAATTAGCTATTTCGCCACATCCCCATATCGGCTTGCAAACCTTTACTTGGATGCTAGAAGGGGAAATTTTACATCGTGATAGTTTAGGTTTTCAGCAAGTTATTCGACCTCAACAAGTGAATTTAATGACCGCAGGTCACGGTATTAGCCATTCAGAAGATAGTCACGGTGATAAAAAAGAAGTCCATTTGGCGCAATTATGGATCGTGCTCCCAAACGATAAAAGAAATATGCCGCCACGCTTTGATCACTATCCTGATTTGCCTAAATGGCAGGCTGAAGGTGCTGACTTCACGTTATTAATCGGTAATTATCAAACCCACAACTCTCCCGTATTATGTCTATTACCTATGGTCGGTATGGATATTATGGCAAAACATGCCACGCGTATTTCCTTATCATTAGACGCTAAATATGAATATGGGATTTTTGTTTTAACGGGAGAAATGATAATAGACGGGAAGACCTTTGCTGCGAATGAACTTGCTTATATTGGGATACAAAACGCCGAGTCATTAATGATTGAACTTAGTGATAATGCCCAAATTCTCTTTTTAGGTGGAGAGCCTTTAAATGAACAAATTTTGATGTGGTGGAATTTTATTGGTCGTAGCAAAGAAGAAATTCAACAGGCAATTACCGATTGGAATACGGGCAGTGAACGTTTTGGTAAAGTGGTAAATGATGAAAGAACACCGCTAGTATCACCTGTTATGCCTTAA
- a CDS encoding RpiB/LacA/LacB family sugar-phosphate isomerase — MENRTIILAADPSGFELKNTIKSYLSGKNYTIKDLTESGPIGYCDAGDKVGSIISEHPEYIGFVFCGTGMGVSISANKHKNVYCGVCESVTTARFCKIINNCNMMAMGGLLITPFKAKMMVDAYLSATFTDGFSEATPEDLQSGLTSMKQVEKKIYKN; from the coding sequence ATGGAAAATAGAACGATTATTCTGGCTGCTGATCCTTCAGGATTTGAACTTAAAAATACGATTAAATCTTATTTGTCAGGAAAAAATTACACGATAAAAGATCTCACAGAATCAGGCCCTATTGGCTATTGTGATGCGGGTGATAAAGTGGGTTCGATTATTTCTGAACATCCTGAATATATTGGTTTTGTTTTTTGTGGTACAGGCATGGGAGTCAGTATCAGTGCGAATAAACATAAAAATGTTTATTGTGGAGTGTGTGAAAGCGTCACTACTGCCCGTTTTTGTAAGATAATTAATAATTGTAATATGATGGCAATGGGTGGCTTATTAATAACACCATTTAAAGCTAAAATGATGGTTGATGCATATTTGTCAGCAACTTTCACAGACGGTTTTTCAGAAGCAACACCAGAAGATTTACAATCTGGCTTAACTTCAATGAAACAAGTAGAAAAGAAAATTTATAAAAATTAA
- the efp gene encoding elongation factor P, translating to MASYNTNDFRSGLKIMLDGEPAVITECEFVKPGKGQAFARVRLRKLISNKLLEKTFKSTDSAEGADVMDINLTYLYNDGEFWHFMNNETFEQLAADEKAVGENAKWLIDQAECIVTLWDNRPIAVIPPNFVELEIVDTDPGLKGDTAGTGGKPATLSTGAVVKVPLFVQIGEVIKVDTRSGEYVSRVK from the coding sequence ATGGCTTCTTATAATACCAACGATTTTCGTTCAGGTCTTAAAATCATGTTAGATGGCGAGCCAGCCGTCATTACTGAATGTGAATTTGTTAAACCAGGTAAAGGTCAGGCATTTGCTCGTGTGCGTCTGCGTAAACTGATTTCTAACAAATTACTGGAAAAAACATTTAAATCTACTGATTCTGCTGAAGGTGCAGATGTCATGGATATCAACTTAACTTACCTGTATAACGACGGTGAGTTCTGGCATTTCATGAACAACGAAACATTCGAACAATTAGCTGCCGATGAGAAAGCGGTTGGCGAAAACGCAAAATGGTTGATTGACCAAGCTGAGTGTATCGTAACACTGTGGGATAATCGTCCTATCGCTGTTATTCCACCAAACTTTGTTGAATTAGAAATCGTTGATACTGATCCAGGTCTGAAAGGTGACACCGCAGGTACAGGTGGTAAACCAGCAACATTAAGCACTGGTGCGGTTGTTAAAGTTCCACTGTTTGTACAAATCGGTGAAGTTATCAAAGTGGATACCCGTTCAGGTGAATACGTATCGCGTGTAAAATAA
- the epmB gene encoding EF-P beta-lysylation protein EpmB: MAHIVTHNHPTREVWLTQLAQAISDPVELLQLLALEDHADLQKGAQARRLFPLRVPREFVARMKKGDPNDPLLLQVLTANAEFTITPGFSTDPLDEQQNAVPGLLHKYQNRALLLVKGGCAVNCRYCFRRHFPYEDNKGNKANWQKAIEYIKNNPKLDEIIFSGGDPLMAKDDELDWLITQLEAIPHLKRLRIHSRLPVVIPARITDTLCKRLQQSRLQNIMVLHINHANEIDDTLRKACSKLKNANVTLLNQGVLLRGVNDRAEILADLSRALFDAGIMPYYLHVLDKVQGAAHFMVPDNEAREIMKALMSLVSGYMVPKLTREIGGEPSKTLLDLGLRQE; encoded by the coding sequence ATGGCACACATTGTAACTCATAATCACCCCACCAGAGAAGTCTGGTTAACACAACTCGCGCAGGCAATCAGTGATCCTGTTGAATTACTCCAACTTTTAGCGTTGGAAGATCACGCTGATCTCCAAAAAGGGGCTCAGGCGCGACGACTTTTTCCGCTAAGGGTTCCCCGTGAATTCGTTGCACGCATGAAAAAAGGCGATCCTAACGATCCATTACTTTTACAAGTATTAACTGCAAATGCTGAATTTACCATAACACCGGGATTTTCTACGGACCCATTAGATGAGCAACAAAATGCGGTGCCGGGTTTATTACATAAATATCAGAATCGTGCATTGCTTCTGGTCAAAGGTGGTTGCGCTGTCAATTGTCGCTACTGTTTTCGTCGTCATTTTCCCTATGAAGATAACAAAGGAAACAAAGCAAATTGGCAAAAGGCAATAGAGTATATCAAAAATAACCCAAAACTCGATGAAATCATCTTCTCTGGAGGCGATCCTCTTATGGCGAAAGATGATGAGCTTGATTGGTTAATTACACAATTAGAAGCGATCCCTCATCTTAAGCGCTTACGTATCCACTCTCGCTTACCCGTGGTTATTCCTGCACGTATTACTGATACCCTATGTAAACGCCTGCAACAATCGCGTTTACAAAATATCATGGTACTGCACATCAATCATGCCAATGAGATTGATGATACATTGAGAAAAGCCTGTTCAAAGCTAAAAAATGCCAACGTCACACTATTGAATCAAGGTGTGTTATTACGAGGTGTCAATGACCGTGCTGAAATCCTTGCGGATTTAAGTCGCGCCCTCTTTGATGCTGGCATTATGCCATATTACTTACATGTTCTCGATAAAGTACAAGGTGCTGCTCACTTTATGGTGCCAGACAATGAAGCGAGAGAAATTATGAAAGCACTAATGAGCTTAGTTTCAGGTTATATGGTACCTAAACTCACTCGTGAAATTGGTGGTGAACCAAGTAAGACGTTACTTGATTTAGGGTTACGTCAAGAGTGA
- a CDS encoding NAD(P)H-binding protein, producing the protein MNIMVIGAKGRVGYKLVETLLAKGHYVIGTTRKISHSSKIKNSHYREIELDITKPLSSISHKFPEHVDAIYFTTGSRGDDLLQVDLHGAVKTMQIAMKKGIKRYIMLSAVNSLLPDKWTTLVDYFTAKYFADLYLINQTHLDYTIIQAGYLTEHSGTHKICTKKEEIPADGEISIDNVALTLAEILDKKNTFKKCIPILDGDIEIKKAIKQI; encoded by the coding sequence ATGAACATAATGGTAATCGGTGCAAAAGGTCGAGTTGGGTATAAATTAGTTGAAACATTATTAGCTAAGGGACACTATGTCATCGGAACTACCAGAAAAATCTCACACTCATCTAAAATCAAAAATTCACATTATCGTGAAATTGAACTAGATATCACAAAACCTTTGTCTTCCATTTCTCATAAATTCCCTGAACATGTAGATGCCATCTATTTTACAACGGGCTCTAGAGGGGACGATCTATTACAGGTTGATCTACATGGTGCCGTAAAAACCATGCAGATTGCCATGAAGAAAGGTATAAAAAGATATATCATGCTTAGTGCAGTAAATTCTTTATTACCTGATAAATGGACCACATTAGTTGATTATTTTACTGCTAAATATTTTGCAGATCTTTATCTGATCAATCAGACCCACCTCGATTACACAATAATTCAAGCTGGTTATTTAACTGAACATTCAGGAACACATAAGATCTGCACAAAAAAAGAAGAAATACCCGCTGATGGCGAAATATCTATTGATAATGTAGCCTTAACACTGGCTGAAATTTTAGACAAGAAGAATACCTTTAAAAAATGTATTCCAATATTAGATGGTGATATCGAGATAAAAAAGGCTATTAAGCAGATCTAA
- a CDS encoding DUF4156 domain-containing protein: MRIKLLLGAAAALLLAGCSATNTLSTAGSQVQITDTQPGSECQLLGTVTGVQNNWLSGSRTESQSLRGAANDLRNKAAAMGGNVIFNVGTDAGSFVDSFAPLDSKMSGQVYKCQ, encoded by the coding sequence ATGCGAATTAAATTGTTATTGGGAGCTGCTGCAGCGTTGTTACTAGCAGGCTGTTCTGCAACAAACACATTAAGCACTGCGGGCTCACAGGTACAAATCACTGATACGCAACCAGGCAGTGAATGCCAATTATTAGGAACAGTGACAGGTGTTCAAAATAACTGGTTATCAGGTTCCCGTACTGAAAGCCAATCACTGCGAGGTGCTGCTAATGATCTGCGTAATAAAGCAGCCGCAATGGGAGGTAACGTTATTTTTAACGTGGGTACTGACGCAGGTAGCTTTGTTGATAGCTTTGCACCATTAGATAGCAAAATGAGTGGGCAAGTTTATAAGTGTCAGTAA
- a CDS encoding Na+/H+ antiporter, with protein MSVVAIVLIFLFAVIVSVFISRLLSEKIPLPLIQIAVGACLSIFGFEVAFDPHLFLFLFIPPLLFLDGWRIPKEALFQEIKPIMSLAIGLVVVTVIGMGFFIHWLIPSISLAIAFALAAILSPTDPVSVSAMTVNSPLPSRMTHILEGESLLNDATGLVCFSFAVVAALTGSFSIASATGQFLLVALGGAAIGLIVAGVIGRLNQFLVKRTGEDPAIQILISLLMPFIAYLLAEHFHVSGILAAVVAGIAMHYEKIVGRMQAATRMQSKAVWDTVQVALNGMIFILLGEQLPAMWKILPEVTQSAGATNPWAVLGYIIVITIGLAVLRFTWVWISMSLTVFRSPDKRLSRHDLRLMAIMATAGVRGAITLAGILTLPLLMTDGSPFPTRDLAIFIAMGVILCSLLIATIALPILTKGLSEDLPYENDEIRTRLALNEAAIAHINELMNQPCEDLDEMSLRNEAGSHLLEIYSRRLDSEDSVQEGALDLKRLFSMERQLSRSALKIERDTLQQLRKSRHISEHIFHRLRHELDLKEEALNHHLS; from the coding sequence ATGTCTGTCGTTGCCATTGTGCTTATTTTTCTTTTTGCCGTGATTGTGAGTGTATTTATCTCACGATTGCTGTCAGAAAAAATTCCTCTGCCGTTGATCCAAATAGCTGTGGGGGCTTGTTTGTCGATTTTTGGTTTTGAGGTGGCTTTTGATCCTCATCTTTTCTTGTTTCTCTTTATTCCACCGCTTCTATTTTTAGATGGTTGGCGTATTCCTAAAGAGGCGTTATTTCAAGAAATTAAACCGATTATGTCATTGGCGATCGGTTTAGTTGTTGTCACCGTAATTGGCATGGGCTTTTTTATTCATTGGCTTATTCCATCTATTTCGCTTGCGATTGCGTTTGCCTTAGCGGCGATTTTGTCACCGACCGATCCTGTTTCAGTCTCCGCGATGACTGTAAATTCACCACTTCCTTCACGTATGACACATATTTTAGAAGGCGAGTCGTTGCTTAATGACGCTACAGGCTTAGTCTGTTTTAGCTTTGCGGTCGTAGCAGCATTAACAGGCTCTTTTTCTATTGCTTCAGCAACGGGGCAATTTTTATTAGTTGCTTTAGGTGGTGCGGCGATTGGTTTGATTGTGGCTGGCGTGATTGGCCGATTAAATCAGTTTTTGGTTAAACGTACCGGTGAAGATCCGGCTATCCAAATTTTGATCAGCTTATTGATGCCGTTTATTGCGTATTTATTGGCAGAGCATTTCCATGTGTCGGGGATCTTAGCCGCAGTGGTTGCAGGTATTGCAATGCACTACGAAAAAATTGTTGGTCGTATGCAAGCCGCCACACGTATGCAAAGTAAAGCGGTTTGGGATACGGTTCAAGTTGCGCTTAATGGAATGATTTTTATTCTATTAGGTGAACAACTTCCTGCAATGTGGAAAATTTTACCTGAAGTGACGCAATCAGCGGGTGCAACTAATCCTTGGGCTGTTTTAGGTTATATCATCGTTATTACAATAGGGCTTGCTGTACTACGTTTTACATGGGTGTGGATCTCTATGTCACTGACAGTATTCCGCTCTCCTGATAAACGTTTATCTCGCCATGATCTGCGCTTAATGGCGATTATGGCAACGGCTGGTGTCAGAGGGGCGATTACGTTAGCGGGTATCTTAACTTTGCCTTTATTAATGACAGACGGCTCACCTTTCCCAACACGAGATCTCGCCATTTTTATTGCGATGGGCGTTATTCTCTGTTCATTATTGATAGCCACAATTGCATTGCCGATTTTAACTAAAGGGCTATCAGAAGATTTACCTTATGAAAATGATGAAATTCGTACGCGTTTAGCGTTAAACGAAGCAGCGATTGCGCATATTAATGAGTTAATGAATCAGCCTTGTGAAGATCTTGATGAGATGTCACTACGCAATGAAGCTGGTTCGCATTTATTAGAAATTTATAGCCGTCGCCTTGATAGTGAAGACAGTGTGCAAGAAGGAGCGCTTGATCTGAAACGCTTGTTTAGCATGGAGCGCCAGTTGTCGCGCAGTGCGTTAAAAATAGAGCGTGATACATTACAGCAGTTACGTAAATCACGTCATATTAGCGAACATATTTTTCATCGTTTACGCCATGAATTAGATTTAAAAGAAGAAGCGCTGAATCATCATTTGAGTTAA
- a CDS encoding DUF4435 domain-containing protein: MREFEWHIKTILETKITEGKRALIVEGKTDELVFTQLLKKVDPQWETKWVLSEVGGKRNVVDILSKQPTWLGIVDRDEWDNAQLSQRQQQLPNLLVLPRFCIENYLTVPRELWHCLPQKQKAKLPDGQEAAIQSITVSITENLDQWVQFGALWAIINPLWDELRLLGFNRDLLNPELIVDEQIFRAQCASWHNHLEPQGLWQRYQEKLTAIRAQTDDENLRTIVHGKKFFKAVVTPAFRQLFAIHSAISVEDLFREMPVPGDLAFVWERMNLIPEDN; this comes from the coding sequence ATGAGGGAGTTTGAGTGGCATATCAAGACCATTCTTGAGACAAAGATCACTGAAGGTAAACGAGCATTAATCGTTGAAGGAAAAACGGATGAACTCGTTTTTACTCAGCTCTTAAAAAAAGTTGATCCTCAATGGGAAACAAAATGGGTTCTTTCAGAAGTTGGAGGCAAACGCAATGTTGTAGACATTTTGTCAAAACAACCGACTTGGTTGGGCATTGTTGATCGTGATGAGTGGGATAACGCCCAATTGAGCCAACGGCAACAACAATTGCCTAACCTGCTAGTTTTGCCCAGATTCTGTATCGAAAATTATCTTACTGTCCCGAGGGAGCTTTGGCACTGTTTGCCGCAAAAGCAAAAAGCAAAGCTCCCTGATGGGCAAGAAGCGGCAATTCAATCTATTACTGTATCCATTACTGAAAATCTCGATCAGTGGGTTCAATTTGGTGCTTTATGGGCAATAATAAACCCGCTTTGGGATGAACTTAGGTTACTTGGTTTCAACCGCGATCTTCTCAACCCTGAGTTGATTGTGGACGAGCAAATTTTTCGTGCGCAATGCGCTAGCTGGCATAACCATCTTGAGCCTCAGGGGCTCTGGCAGAGATATCAGGAGAAACTGACTGCAATTCGGGCCCAGACTGATGATGAAAATCTGCGCACCATTGTTCATGGAAAAAAATTCTTTAAAGCAGTAGTGACGCCTGCTTTCAGACAGTTATTTGCTATTCATAGTGCCATTTCTGTTGAAGATTTATTCCGAGAAATGCCAGTCCCGGGAGATCTGGCATTTGTCTGGGAAAGAATGAATCTAATCCCAGAAGATAATTAA
- a CDS encoding ATP-binding protein, with amino-acid sequence MKIAAIYTQSVGPLGDAEISFKNDWTGEVEGNVLLTGPNGCGKSTLLRGIAMLWDALGYWLDHNKSMATGHSSKKWLQRWGSFAVVFSDLKCSNQSPVRVGLFFGNEDYLDKIVDEQPSNTIWIGEVSEGKRKNSLITVNGFCTDYVLKEWLQELSVTRAQVVLGMLHSNMDLSIPNIIYLDAEERRWIVPQKSISSLAPDDLSKNWLATYSPSSDWKGQLEASLFNMKATLPALYPEMIKTLNQFFSGKVIVEEIQPGQRQQVKLANGDTHTLDEMSSGEHQVLIMLFMVQRWLQLGGVVLIDEPDLHLHPSLVQPLLATLENIIQKKKGQLILTSHATDVWQRYESLGLRYPLSIEKDGE; translated from the coding sequence ATGAAGATAGCGGCGATTTATACACAAAGTGTCGGCCCGTTAGGCGACGCGGAAATTAGCTTTAAAAACGACTGGACGGGAGAGGTTGAGGGGAACGTCCTCCTTACTGGCCCAAATGGCTGCGGTAAATCGACACTGCTTCGCGGCATTGCTATGTTGTGGGATGCATTAGGGTATTGGCTTGATCATAACAAATCAATGGCTACGGGCCATTCTTCAAAAAAATGGCTCCAACGCTGGGGTTCTTTTGCTGTAGTTTTCTCTGATCTTAAATGCTCTAACCAGTCCCCTGTTCGTGTTGGTTTATTCTTCGGAAATGAGGATTATCTTGATAAAATCGTCGATGAACAACCGTCTAACACTATTTGGATTGGAGAAGTTAGCGAGGGGAAAAGGAAAAATAGTCTAATTACGGTGAATGGGTTTTGCACTGATTATGTACTTAAAGAGTGGTTGCAGGAACTTTCTGTTACTCGTGCACAAGTTGTACTAGGAATGCTTCATTCAAATATGGATCTATCAATCCCAAATATCATCTATCTGGATGCGGAAGAACGGCGTTGGATTGTGCCCCAAAAAAGTATTTCTTCATTAGCGCCTGATGACTTAAGTAAAAATTGGTTAGCGACTTACTCTCCCTCCTCTGACTGGAAGGGTCAGCTTGAAGCATCACTGTTCAATATGAAAGCGACACTCCCTGCGCTCTACCCTGAAATGATAAAAACACTGAATCAGTTCTTCTCTGGAAAAGTCATTGTAGAGGAAATTCAACCGGGGCAACGTCAGCAGGTCAAACTTGCTAACGGCGATACTCATACTCTAGATGAAATGAGTTCTGGTGAGCATCAAGTTTTGATCATGCTCTTTATGGTACAACGTTGGCTTCAGCTAGGTGGCGTTGTATTAATCGACGAGCCGGATCTACATCTTCATCCTTCCTTAGTTCAGCCTCTGCTTGCGACGCTGGAAAATATTATTCAGAAAAAGAAGGGGCAGTTAATTTTAACTTCCCATGCGACCGATGTTTGGCAACGCTATGAAAGCCTGGGTCTGCGTTATCCTCTTTCTATTGAAAAGGACGGTGAGTAA